One Thermococcus kodakarensis KOD1 genomic window carries:
- a CDS encoding TIGR00269 family protein codes for MKCSKCGKTAVYHARYTGRYYCKKHFNEMVEKKFKETVKKYRLIEKGERIAVGVSGGKDSVVLMHLLAKLREKFPFELVAITIDEGIAGYRPPSVEIAKRNAKKLGIEHRIYSFKEYIGFTLDETVEIMGSFEKGERVGACSYCGVWRRWLLNYAAMDVGADKLAVGHNLDDEVQMFLMNILRGDIARLGRTGPYYEEIHPELVPRIKPLREIPEKEIVLYAVLNNIEVDLSECPYAVEAFRAEIRDWINEMEEKHPGTKYQILRSYDKLFPLIAKTYTKKTSELNRCKICGQPTTGEICKACQFRLQVEKKAREKGLTFRVE; via the coding sequence ATGAAGTGCTCCAAATGCGGTAAAACAGCGGTCTATCACGCACGCTACACGGGAAGGTATTACTGTAAGAAACACTTCAACGAGATGGTTGAGAAAAAGTTCAAGGAGACCGTGAAGAAGTATCGGCTCATAGAGAAGGGTGAGAGGATAGCCGTCGGTGTGAGCGGCGGAAAGGACAGCGTCGTCCTCATGCACCTTTTAGCCAAGCTCCGCGAGAAGTTCCCCTTTGAGCTTGTCGCGATAACCATAGACGAGGGGATAGCCGGCTATCGGCCCCCAAGCGTCGAGATAGCGAAGAGGAACGCGAAAAAACTTGGAATAGAGCACCGCATCTATTCGTTCAAGGAGTACATAGGCTTCACGCTGGACGAAACCGTTGAGATAATGGGTAGCTTCGAGAAGGGCGAGCGCGTTGGGGCATGCTCCTACTGCGGTGTGTGGAGGCGCTGGCTGCTCAACTACGCGGCGATGGACGTTGGAGCAGACAAATTGGCGGTAGGCCACAACCTAGATGACGAGGTACAGATGTTCCTGATGAACATCCTGAGGGGAGACATAGCTAGGCTCGGAAGGACAGGGCCGTACTACGAGGAAATTCACCCCGAGCTCGTTCCGAGGATAAAGCCCCTCCGCGAGATACCCGAGAAGGAAATCGTTCTGTACGCAGTTCTGAACAACATCGAGGTGGATTTGAGCGAGTGCCCCTACGCGGTAGAGGCGTTCAGGGCGGAGATAAGGGACTGGATAAACGAGATGGAGGAGAAGCATCCAGGAACGAAGTATCAGATACTCAGGAGCTACGACAAGCTCTTCCCGCTCATAGCGAAGACCTACACTAAGAAGACGAGCGAGCTGAACCGCTGTAAGATATGCGGACAGCCAACGACGGGGGAGATATGCAAGGCCTGCCAGTTCAGGCTCCAGGTGGAGAAGAAGGCCAGGGAGAAGGGTCTGACTTTCAGGGTTGAGTGA